One stretch of Desulfatibacillum aliphaticivorans DSM 15576 DNA includes these proteins:
- a CDS encoding alpha/beta hydrolase, protein MAQKKRWVRLLVVFFLLISAYIAVNTTLFKPSLGSRLARLSVVYYLAPRFTPDTPVDVTRDAVENLSKLATLPWGTKVEETSVAGLKAEWVRARKTPENSKKVLLYFHGGGFFCGSAASHRYLAAMLSKASGMPVLVPEYRLAPEFKFPTANVDCLDSYLWLLDQGYKPENIALGGDSAGGCLVLMTLLSIKEKNLPMPKAAIMISPMTDAVSFDGESLKSRSQADPLFDGGDMGKHMMWYFGPKDQRPELASPLNMDLSGLPPLFIQAGDDEVLLSDSTRLADRAKKAGVKVKLEVWENMWHVFQSFGVICPEARRAVNYLGLFLKQELK, encoded by the coding sequence ATGGCGCAAAAAAAGCGTTGGGTTCGGTTGCTGGTCGTCTTTTTTCTACTTATTTCCGCATACATCGCTGTCAACACGACCCTATTCAAGCCGTCCCTGGGCAGCCGTCTGGCGCGCCTTTCCGTGGTTTATTATCTGGCGCCCCGGTTTACGCCGGACACTCCCGTGGACGTCACCCGGGACGCTGTGGAAAATCTGAGCAAGCTGGCAACGCTTCCCTGGGGGACCAAGGTGGAGGAAACCAGTGTAGCCGGGCTGAAGGCCGAATGGGTCCGGGCGCGGAAAACGCCGGAGAATTCCAAAAAGGTTTTGCTGTACTTTCACGGCGGGGGATTTTTTTGCGGATCTGCGGCTTCCCATAGGTATCTTGCGGCCATGCTTTCCAAGGCTTCCGGCATGCCCGTTCTTGTTCCGGAATACCGCCTTGCGCCTGAGTTCAAATTTCCCACCGCCAATGTGGATTGCCTGGATTCCTATCTGTGGCTTCTGGATCAGGGATATAAGCCGGAAAACATCGCCCTGGGAGGGGATTCTGCGGGAGGGTGCCTGGTCCTCATGACGTTACTCAGCATCAAGGAAAAAAATCTGCCCATGCCCAAGGCTGCGATCATGATTTCCCCTATGACGGACGCCGTAAGTTTCGACGGGGAATCTTTGAAATCCCGCAGCCAGGCCGATCCTTTGTTTGACGGCGGGGACATGGGCAAGCATATGATGTGGTATTTCGGCCCCAAGGACCAGCGGCCGGAATTGGCCAGCCCCTTGAACATGGATTTAAGCGGCCTGCCGCCTTTGTTCATCCAGGCCGGGGACGACGAGGTCTTGTTGAGCGACTCCACCCGGTTGGCGGATCGCGCGAAAAAGGCCGGGGTTAAGGTAAAATTGGAAGTGTGGGAAAACATGTGGCACGTGTTTCAATCCTTTGGCGTGATCTGCCCGGAAGCAAGGCGGGCGGTAAATTATTTGGGTTTGTTTTTAAAGCAAGAGCTAAAATAA
- a CDS encoding pseudouridine synthase, with protein MALERLQKYLAHAGVCSRRHAEELISQGKVAVNGEIVTQMGVKIDPDKDEIAVNGKKVEPKQSRTYIMLNKPAGYLTTCKQPGRKIVLDLIDLPQRLYPIGRLDNNSTGLLLLTDDGRIHHRLSHPSFDHEKEYEVETVKDAPDQALDAMRRGMILEGKKTRPAKVKRTGPRSFTIVLKEGRNRQIRKMVELTKNKVRRLHRVRMSTIRLGGLPSGKWRRLNEKEIQALIKGLD; from the coding sequence ATGGCTTTGGAAAGGCTTCAAAAATACCTGGCCCACGCCGGGGTCTGCTCCCGGCGGCATGCCGAGGAGTTGATCTCCCAAGGCAAGGTGGCCGTCAACGGCGAAATCGTCACCCAGATGGGCGTGAAAATCGACCCGGACAAGGACGAGATTGCGGTGAACGGCAAAAAGGTGGAGCCCAAACAAAGCCGGACCTATATCATGCTCAACAAACCGGCCGGGTATTTGACGACGTGCAAACAGCCCGGCCGGAAAATCGTCCTGGACCTCATCGACCTGCCCCAGCGCCTGTACCCCATAGGCCGTTTGGACAACAACTCCACAGGGCTGCTTCTACTCACCGACGACGGCCGGATTCACCACCGCCTTTCCCATCCTTCGTTCGATCACGAAAAGGAATACGAGGTGGAAACCGTTAAGGACGCGCCGGATCAGGCCCTGGACGCCATGCGGCGGGGCATGATTCTGGAAGGCAAAAAAACCCGGCCCGCCAAGGTCAAACGCACGGGCCCCAGGTCCTTCACCATTGTCTTGAAGGAAGGGCGCAACCGGCAGATTCGCAAGATGGTGGAGCTGACCAAAAACAAGGTCAGACGGCTTCACCGGGTGCGCATGTCCACCATCCGCCTGGGCGGCCTGCCCTCGGGCAAATGGCGCCGTTTGAACGAGAAGGAAATCCAGGCCCTGATCAAGGGGCTGGATTGA
- a CDS encoding ATP-grasp domain-containing protein, which yields MSDNARVLVVGTTPDYVDRIRRIRPGKGLFLTDPQLRKNAAEPPPMADEEVLCPLNPEEARKAVEKHLKARRMELAGIVCFDCESLILAAELAEELDLDFPSSQAAANCRNKFRAKTLWAAAGLPTPGFCLAEGPAQAEAFMAGHNPPWVVKPVDGSGSSLVFKMDSRADWSKTMAAAESFFVRQGKDPQEAWPMLIEEIALGREYSADFLVVGCQARILRLTAKHRLNSGHFGITQAYELRDGLFSPKETAALEGLFAEAARAVGVKACICMVDFILNENGPWLLEMAPRPGGDCLPLLLRNAGGPDTMALAMDFAAKVPIHWKQKPLKPHVGMRIFAPHDGVLEQLEPGRLVKDKRVLCFEPLRRIGDSIKLPPRDYDSWILANVIYRPDAGRDVALQNRDLTSLADIRIKRP from the coding sequence GTGTCTGATAACGCACGGGTGCTGGTGGTTGGGACGACCCCGGATTACGTGGACAGAATTCGGCGGATCAGGCCCGGCAAGGGCTTGTTTTTAACGGATCCTCAATTACGAAAAAATGCGGCCGAACCTCCCCCCATGGCGGACGAGGAGGTTCTTTGCCCTTTGAATCCGGAAGAAGCCCGGAAGGCTGTGGAAAAGCATCTCAAGGCCCGCCGCATGGAGCTTGCGGGAATCGTCTGCTTTGACTGCGAATCCCTGATTTTGGCGGCGGAACTGGCTGAAGAGCTGGACCTGGACTTTCCATCTTCCCAGGCTGCGGCCAATTGCCGGAATAAGTTCCGGGCCAAGACCCTTTGGGCGGCTGCGGGCCTTCCCACGCCGGGCTTTTGCCTGGCGGAAGGGCCTGCACAGGCCGAGGCTTTCATGGCGGGGCACAATCCTCCCTGGGTGGTCAAGCCCGTGGACGGATCGGGCAGCTCCCTGGTGTTCAAGATGGACTCCAGGGCGGACTGGTCCAAGACCATGGCTGCGGCGGAGTCGTTTTTCGTTAGGCAAGGCAAGGACCCGCAAGAGGCCTGGCCCATGCTTATCGAGGAAATCGCCCTGGGACGGGAGTACAGCGCGGATTTTCTGGTTGTCGGGTGTCAGGCTCGGATTCTTCGACTTACCGCCAAGCATAGGCTGAATTCCGGACATTTCGGAATCACCCAGGCTTATGAGTTAAGGGACGGCCTGTTTTCCCCCAAAGAGACGGCGGCCCTGGAAGGCCTGTTCGCTGAAGCGGCGCGGGCTGTAGGGGTGAAAGCCTGCATCTGCATGGTGGACTTTATATTGAACGAAAACGGTCCGTGGCTTCTGGAAATGGCGCCCAGACCCGGCGGGGACTGCCTGCCCTTGCTGTTGAGAAACGCAGGCGGGCCGGACACCATGGCCCTTGCCATGGATTTTGCGGCCAAAGTTCCTATTCATTGGAAGCAGAAACCCCTCAAGCCCCACGTGGGGATGCGCATTTTCGCCCCCCACGACGGCGTGCTGGAGCAACTGGAACCGGGACGCCTGGTAAAGGACAAGCGGGTGCTGTGCTTCGAGCCCCTCAGACGGATTGGGGATTCCATCAAACTGCCGCCCCGGGATTACGACTCCTGGATTTTGGCGAATGTCATTTACAGACCGGATGCGGGCAGGGACGTCGCTCTTCAAAACAGGGATCTGACGAGCCTGGCCGATATAAGGATAAAACGCCCATGA
- a CDS encoding GNAT family N-acetyltransferase has product MTKISLVNDQEEIARMWAALMPQPVNVFDLWETRMHFHRAFRRPVIGVKAEGALGEAEGFLPLSWVEETRTWTVFPGETWKGKTWLEGNVFPARDRGIMEAMLEAVPGAAHLRYLDPMKQSFGYPGAEEDEVGYLFFPGRHSYNFQEYLNSFPRKTLKKLMAETSRLESRGVEYRFDCMDDAQFLFRMNIEAFGPESYFYDPRFLKGFEDLLAWLRDKGMLRITAVLIEGRTAAVDVGAVYKGYYSVLAGGVDRDFPGVAKLINFHHLERACAEKLDCVDFLCGNFNWKERMRLIPRPLMEIRLQEQPGVVYPAVREAELALRV; this is encoded by the coding sequence ATGACCAAAATATCCCTTGTAAACGATCAGGAGGAGATCGCCCGAATGTGGGCGGCCCTCATGCCCCAGCCCGTCAATGTGTTTGACCTGTGGGAGACCCGGATGCATTTTCACAGGGCCTTTCGTCGGCCTGTGATCGGCGTGAAGGCTGAAGGGGCTCTGGGCGAGGCCGAGGGCTTTCTGCCATTGAGCTGGGTGGAGGAAACCCGGACCTGGACCGTTTTCCCCGGAGAAACCTGGAAGGGCAAGACCTGGCTGGAAGGCAACGTTTTTCCGGCCAGGGATCGGGGAATCATGGAGGCCATGCTGGAGGCCGTGCCGGGCGCCGCGCATCTGCGGTATCTGGATCCCATGAAGCAGTCTTTCGGGTATCCGGGGGCGGAGGAGGACGAGGTCGGGTATTTGTTTTTTCCCGGAAGGCATTCCTACAATTTTCAGGAATACCTGAACAGCTTCCCCCGCAAGACCTTGAAGAAGCTCATGGCCGAGACGTCGCGGCTGGAAAGCCGGGGCGTGGAATATCGTTTTGACTGCATGGACGACGCCCAGTTTTTGTTTCGCATGAATATAGAGGCGTTCGGCCCGGAGTCCTATTTTTACGATCCCCGCTTCTTAAAGGGATTCGAGGACCTTCTGGCCTGGCTTCGGGACAAGGGCATGCTGCGGATCACGGCCGTATTGATTGAAGGCCGGACGGCCGCCGTGGACGTGGGCGCGGTGTATAAGGGCTATTACTCGGTTTTAGCGGGCGGGGTGGACCGGGATTTTCCCGGGGTGGCCAAACTCATCAATTTTCATCATCTGGAAAGGGCTTGCGCGGAAAAGCTGGATTGTGTCGACTTCTTGTGCGGGAATTTTAACTGGAAAGAGCGCATGCGCCTCATACCCCGGCCCCTTATGGAGATCCGCCTGCAAGAGCAGCCTGGCGTGGTCTACCCGGCAGTCCGGGAAGCGGAGCTTGCGCTCCGTGTCTGA
- a CDS encoding sigma-54 interaction domain-containing protein produces MLLKIALCIDNPGLLAKLKKSLESLDINLEAYGPGRFTWQKVIRSCADIVVINESLLPRPIETSIAALNDLPENPATIILHTHESSEDQAGLVAAGADAALHAGLPPRSIVQAIEGVMESRLQYIVRTAPPARPDDRPRLEDFRSNSQSMQAMLQEVRQVVGTNAQLLITGETGVGKERLARAIHFESPRASGPFVTVNMAALPEQLLESELFGHIQGAFTGAVRSRRGAFEMAHRGAIFLDEIGEMPIHLQAKLLRVLQDFEVKPLGGEKAMWVDVRVIAATNRDLEEDVRAKAFRGDLFYRLSVITITIPPLRERREDIAHLAKDFIAQQHTRHGKDVESISQEAMEALTRYDWPGNVRELFNVLERAIILCPDQEITLRDLPHIFKSNVRTEHTVQDAAPESWKGKTLREVTDQALSRVEKLYLESVLEESAGKIGPAADIAGITTRSLYNKMKKYDLDKRDFKQA; encoded by the coding sequence ATGCTTTTAAAAATCGCCTTGTGCATCGACAACCCCGGCTTGTTGGCCAAGCTGAAAAAATCCCTGGAAAGCCTGGACATCAACCTGGAAGCCTACGGCCCGGGCCGGTTCACCTGGCAAAAGGTCATCAGAAGCTGCGCGGACATTGTGGTCATCAACGAAAGCCTGCTGCCCCGGCCCATTGAAACCAGCATCGCCGCCCTGAACGACCTGCCCGAAAACCCGGCCACCATCATCCTGCACACGCACGAGTCCTCCGAGGATCAGGCCGGGCTGGTGGCTGCAGGCGCGGACGCCGCGCTTCATGCAGGCCTGCCGCCCCGCAGCATTGTCCAGGCCATTGAAGGGGTCATGGAATCCCGCCTGCAATACATTGTGCGGACCGCCCCGCCCGCGCGGCCGGACGACAGGCCCAGGCTGGAGGATTTCCGGTCAAACAGCCAATCCATGCAGGCCATGCTCCAGGAAGTGAGGCAAGTGGTCGGCACCAACGCCCAGTTGCTCATTACCGGGGAAACGGGCGTGGGCAAGGAGCGGCTGGCCCGGGCCATTCATTTTGAAAGCCCCCGGGCCTCGGGCCCTTTCGTGACCGTGAACATGGCCGCCCTGCCAGAGCAGTTGCTGGAAAGCGAGTTGTTCGGCCATATCCAGGGGGCCTTCACCGGCGCGGTTCGCTCCCGCAGAGGCGCCTTTGAAATGGCCCACCGGGGCGCCATATTTTTGGATGAAATCGGCGAAATGCCCATCCATCTCCAGGCCAAGCTCCTGCGGGTGCTTCAGGATTTCGAGGTCAAGCCCCTGGGCGGGGAAAAGGCCATGTGGGTGGACGTGCGGGTGATCGCCGCCACCAACCGGGACCTGGAAGAAGACGTGCGGGCCAAGGCCTTTCGCGGGGATCTTTTTTACCGCCTGAGCGTCATCACCATCACCATTCCGCCCCTGAGGGAGCGCAGGGAGGATATCGCCCATCTCGCCAAGGATTTCATCGCCCAGCAGCACACCCGGCACGGCAAGGACGTGGAAAGCATCTCCCAGGAGGCCATGGAGGCCCTGACGCGCTACGACTGGCCCGGCAACGTGCGGGAGTTGTTCAACGTCCTGGAGCGGGCCATCATCCTGTGTCCGGATCAGGAAATCACACTCCGCGACCTGCCCCATATTTTTAAAAGCAATGTGAGAACCGAACACACGGTGCAGGATGCAGCGCCCGAGTCCTGGAAAGGAAAAACCCTCAGGGAAGTGACGGACCAGGCTTTAAGCCGGGTGGAAAAGCTGTATTTGGAATCGGTCTTGGAAGAGAGCGCCGGCAAAATCGGCCCGGCCGCAGACATTGCCGGCATCACCACCCGATCCTTATATAATAAAATGAAAAAATACGATTTGGACAAACGGGATTTTAAACAGGCTTAA
- a CDS encoding diaminopimelate decarboxylase family protein, which produces MTFDFTPSQATFRDALSRVEAMLRHKDGRLPGAVVKAYVERFFTMKEVFLDLAEVHQEPLYVLDHANLKKHAAMFKNAFGACFSDFACYYAMKSNNHPEVSRTLIDQGFGLDVSSGVEVERALALGAEDVIFSGPGKTDKELFLAVENSGRVKVLMDSLGEMERLNRLAMQAGKRVRVGLRITPPSSPWKKFGVSLSKLGSAWKKAQECPGLEIQGLQFHTSWNLDPSQQVRTIAAIGREIGQWSPEMLGALKFLDIGGGYWPPAGEWQVHAVTQAGQVMKLAGLDVDRPLEHYYAPAQSLEVFAQSLYQAVETHIFSTVPCRICMEPGRWLCNGAMHLLLNVVDKKDGGLVITDAGTNAIGWERYEMDYAPVLNLSRPALDEKACEIMGSLCTPHDLWGLSYWGQDIQPGDVLLIPDQGAYTYSLKQDFIKAPPRVISMP; this is translated from the coding sequence ATGACCTTTGATTTTACGCCATCTCAGGCGACTTTCCGGGACGCACTGTCCCGGGTGGAGGCCATGCTTCGGCATAAGGACGGACGTCTGCCCGGAGCCGTGGTCAAGGCCTATGTGGAGCGTTTTTTCACCATGAAGGAGGTGTTCCTGGACCTGGCTGAAGTCCATCAGGAGCCCCTTTATGTGTTGGATCACGCCAATCTGAAAAAACATGCAGCCATGTTCAAAAACGCGTTTGGGGCGTGTTTTTCGGATTTCGCCTGCTATTACGCCATGAAAAGCAACAACCACCCCGAGGTGTCCCGGACTTTGATCGATCAGGGATTCGGGCTGGACGTTTCCAGCGGGGTGGAAGTGGAAAGAGCCTTGGCCTTGGGGGCGGAGGACGTCATCTTTAGCGGTCCGGGCAAGACGGACAAGGAGCTTTTTCTCGCCGTGGAAAATTCCGGCAGGGTGAAAGTCCTCATGGACAGCCTGGGCGAGATGGAGCGTTTGAACCGTTTGGCAATGCAAGCCGGAAAAAGGGTGCGGGTTGGCCTGCGCATTACGCCTCCTTCCAGCCCGTGGAAAAAATTCGGCGTGTCTTTGTCCAAACTGGGATCTGCCTGGAAGAAGGCTCAGGAATGTCCGGGGCTTGAAATCCAGGGGCTTCAGTTCCATACAAGCTGGAACCTGGACCCGTCCCAGCAGGTCAGGACCATCGCCGCCATCGGCCGGGAAATCGGGCAGTGGTCCCCGGAAATGCTGGGGGCTTTGAAGTTTCTTGACATCGGCGGCGGATACTGGCCCCCGGCCGGGGAATGGCAGGTCCATGCGGTCACCCAGGCGGGACAGGTGATGAAACTGGCGGGCCTGGACGTGGACCGGCCTTTGGAGCATTATTACGCGCCGGCCCAAAGCCTGGAGGTTTTCGCACAATCCCTCTATCAGGCTGTGGAAACCCACATTTTCTCCACGGTTCCATGCCGCATATGCATGGAGCCGGGCAGGTGGCTGTGCAACGGCGCCATGCATCTGTTGCTGAACGTAGTGGACAAAAAGGACGGCGGCCTGGTCATCACGGACGCGGGAACCAACGCCATCGGCTGGGAGCGCTACGAAATGGATTACGCTCCGGTGCTGAATTTGAGCCGCCCGGCCCTGGATGAAAAGGCCTGCGAAATCATGGGCTCTTTGTGCACGCCCCACGACCTGTGGGGCCTGTCCTACTGGGGTCAAGACATCCAGCCGGGGGACGTGTTGTTGATTCCGGATCAAGGGGCTTATACTTACAGCCTTAAGCAGGATTTTATCAAGGCGCCGCCCCGGGTGATTTCCATGCCGTAA
- the speD gene encoding S-adenosylmethionine decarboxylase codes for MMTKKKKRSNGGKGLGAREIFPAAEMDFDDERMSRNRRSLKFSKGLHKSSAPDEDADYADDYAEYEEGGYADAPSGPFVVNSLMEGEAVKEQVENNACWGLASAVDLYGCDPDLIRDADAIKRFVVELCDLIEMKRFGETQVVHFGEDERVAGFSMVQLIETSLISAHFANASCAVYLDVFSCKAYNPYLVRQFAVNYFKGEDSSLQVSMRR; via the coding sequence ATGATGACGAAAAAGAAAAAGCGCTCCAACGGGGGCAAGGGCCTTGGCGCCCGCGAGATTTTTCCTGCAGCGGAAATGGATTTCGATGACGAAAGAATGAGCCGCAACCGGCGTTCCTTGAAGTTCTCCAAGGGGCTGCACAAAAGCAGCGCTCCGGATGAGGATGCGGATTATGCGGACGATTACGCGGAGTATGAAGAGGGCGGATACGCCGACGCTCCGTCCGGGCCTTTTGTGGTGAACTCCCTGATGGAAGGCGAAGCCGTGAAGGAGCAGGTGGAAAACAACGCCTGCTGGGGTTTGGCTTCCGCCGTGGACCTTTACGGCTGCGATCCGGACCTGATCCGGGACGCGGACGCCATCAAGCGCTTTGTGGTGGAGTTGTGTGATCTGATTGAAATGAAGCGTTTCGGCGAGACCCAGGTGGTGCATTTCGGCGAGGACGAAAGGGTGGCCGGTTTCTCCATGGTGCAATTGATCGAAACCTCCTTGATCTCGGCTCATTTCGCCAACGCCAGCTGCGCTGTTTATCTGGATGTGTTCAGTTGCAAGGCTTACAACCCGTATTTGGTCCGCCAGTTCGCCGTGAACTATTTCAAGGGCGAGGACAGCAGCCTCCAGGTTTCCATGAGGAGATAG
- a CDS encoding UbiA family prenyltransferase, which produces MQPEKTTSIQVSHSRPGAGREEPLFMEARNPAMDMLRAMRPHQWVKNFLVFVPVFTGHQVSLFNLSSGLAAFLCLSLCASALYLINDVLDLEADKIHPKKKNRPFASGALPPQFGLAAAPLLVLAALGCALWMPVYLAGTLVVYLILGLNYSLWIKKIAFLDVLVLAIMYTLRIVAGGAATGIPISLWLLIFSVLFFTSLAMAKRYVEAAALPGRNRSRAKGRGYRVGDEKILGALGAAFGMASIAVLCFYAGSQKAADLYRSPSLLWAGCALLLLWLGLLWTKARKGALSDDPIVFALKNKASLALLGAVGAVFIAAGWI; this is translated from the coding sequence ATGCAACCGGAAAAAACGACCTCTATTCAGGTTTCCCATTCCCGTCCGGGCGCAGGGCGGGAGGAGCCCTTGTTCATGGAAGCGCGCAATCCGGCCATGGACATGCTGCGGGCCATGCGCCCCCATCAGTGGGTGAAGAATTTTTTGGTCTTTGTACCTGTTTTCACGGGACATCAGGTCTCGCTGTTTAACCTGTCGTCCGGGCTGGCGGCCTTTCTTTGCTTGAGCCTGTGCGCATCGGCCCTGTACCTGATCAACGACGTCCTGGACCTGGAAGCCGACAAAATCCACCCCAAAAAAAAGAACAGGCCCTTCGCCTCGGGCGCCCTGCCCCCCCAGTTCGGGCTGGCCGCCGCCCCCCTGCTGGTATTGGCGGCCCTGGGCTGCGCATTGTGGATGCCCGTCTATTTGGCTGGAACCTTGGTCGTTTACCTGATTCTGGGCCTGAATTACTCCTTGTGGATTAAAAAAATCGCCTTTCTGGACGTCCTGGTCCTGGCGATCATGTATACCTTGAGGATTGTTGCGGGAGGCGCGGCGACCGGCATCCCCATCTCCCTGTGGCTGCTGATTTTTTCCGTACTGTTCTTTACCAGCCTGGCCATGGCCAAACGCTACGTGGAGGCGGCCGCCCTGCCCGGGAGAAACCGGTCCAGGGCCAAGGGCCGGGGCTACAGGGTCGGGGACGAAAAAATCCTGGGCGCTCTGGGCGCCGCCTTCGGCATGGCCTCCATCGCGGTTCTGTGCTTTTACGCAGGAAGCCAAAAGGCGGCGGACTTATACCGGTCGCCCTCCCTGTTATGGGCCGGCTGCGCCCTGCTTCTCCTGTGGCTGGGATTGCTCTGGACCAAAGCCCGAAAAGGCGCCTTGTCCGACGACCCCATTGTCTTCGCCCTGAAGAACAAAGCCTCCCTGGCTCTCCTTGGCGCCGTGGGCGCGGTTTTCATTGCGGCGGGGTGGATATGA
- the argJ gene encoding bifunctional glutamate N-acetyltransferase/amino-acid acetyltransferase ArgJ has protein sequence MKTLEKASCQGFSAAGTACGLKKNGKPDLGMIFCSVPASVAGVFTRNKVQAAPVLLDKKNISSGVCRAVVANSGCANCCTGKRGVDDAVETTRLASGNLGVDAENVLVASTGVIGKTLDVEKIRNAFPRLVDSLSPDGFGAFAQAIMTTDNVPKVSAVQAEFEGQTFNVVGVAKGAGMIRPDMATMLCFICTDIQANPNTLKRVLRPAVDASFNRITIDGDTSTNDTVLLMASGLSQVAANRCMDLFQQAVDKVCLDLAHMLVKDGEGVNKVVTIDIQGADSDQDARQIADVIAHSPLVKTAFFGEDANWGRLLAAAGRAGVPLDPYVVDIFFNEVQMVKDGMGLDMEAEAMATEVMKLPEFTVKIDLKMGKGQASVLTCDLSYDYVKINADYRS, from the coding sequence ATGAAGACGTTGGAAAAAGCGTCCTGTCAGGGCTTTTCCGCAGCCGGAACGGCGTGCGGACTCAAGAAAAACGGGAAACCCGACCTGGGTATGATTTTTTGTTCGGTCCCGGCTTCCGTGGCCGGGGTGTTCACCAGGAACAAGGTCCAGGCCGCCCCTGTATTATTGGATAAAAAGAATATCAGCTCCGGCGTGTGCCGCGCTGTAGTTGCAAATAGCGGATGCGCCAATTGCTGCACCGGCAAACGAGGCGTGGACGACGCCGTGGAAACCACGCGTCTGGCAAGCGGAAATCTGGGTGTGGACGCCGAAAACGTGCTTGTGGCTTCCACGGGCGTGATCGGCAAGACCCTGGACGTGGAAAAAATCCGGAACGCCTTTCCCCGGCTTGTGGACAGCCTTTCTCCTGATGGATTCGGGGCTTTCGCCCAGGCCATCATGACCACGGACAACGTTCCCAAGGTTTCGGCGGTGCAGGCGGAATTTGAAGGCCAGACCTTCAACGTGGTGGGCGTGGCCAAAGGCGCGGGCATGATCCGGCCGGACATGGCCACCATGCTGTGCTTTATCTGCACGGACATCCAGGCCAATCCCAACACCCTTAAGCGGGTGCTTCGGCCGGCGGTGGACGCCTCGTTCAACCGCATCACCATCGACGGCGACACCAGCACCAACGACACCGTGCTGCTTATGGCCAGCGGGTTGTCCCAGGTGGCGGCCAATCGGTGCATGGACCTGTTTCAGCAGGCCGTGGACAAGGTATGCCTGGATCTGGCGCACATGCTGGTCAAGGACGGCGAAGGCGTGAACAAGGTGGTGACCATCGACATTCAGGGGGCGGACTCCGACCAGGACGCCCGGCAGATTGCGGACGTCATCGCCCATTCTCCCTTGGTCAAGACCGCCTTTTTCGGCGAGGACGCCAACTGGGGCAGGCTTTTGGCCGCCGCAGGCCGGGCCGGGGTTCCTTTGGATCCGTATGTGGTGGACATCTTTTTCAACGAAGTTCAGATGGTCAAGGACGGCATGGGCCTGGACATGGAGGCCGAGGCCATGGCCACCGAGGTCATGAAATTGCCCGAGTTTACCGTCAAGATCGACTTGAAAATGGGCAAGGGGCAGGCCAGCGTCCTCACCTGCGACCTGTCTTACGATTACGTAAAAATCAACGCGGACTACCGTTCCTGA